The Flavobacteriales bacterium DNA segment TGATATTTTTTACAGACCTGGTGCTTATTTAAAGAAGTTAATTATTCTGGCTAAAGGTTATTTGAAAAGGTTAAAGGACGTTAGAAGAGCAAATAACTTCGATATAATATTTGTGCAAAGAGAGGCATTCTCTACTGGTACATACTATTTTGAAAAAATGTTTTCTAAATCAAGTGCCAAATTAATCTTCGATTTTGACGATTCTATCTGGCTCCCTAATGTATCGCGTGGATATAAGAACTTGAGTTTTC contains these protein-coding regions:
- a CDS encoding glycosyl transferase family 1; amino-acid sequence: MPKILFIGAHRKGRSPSQRFRFEQYLDYFEENGYQYELSELIQEEDDDIFYRPGAYLKKLIILAKGYLKRLKDVRRANNFDIIFVQREAFSTGTYYFEKMFSKSSAKLIFDFDDSIWLPNVSRGYKNLSF